The following are encoded in a window of Rhinolophus sinicus isolate RSC01 linkage group LG12, ASM3656204v1, whole genome shotgun sequence genomic DNA:
- the LG12H8orf90 gene encoding uncharacterized protein C8orf90 homolog, with protein MASPCTRDHNPAGLTPPPVATPGETHGAAVSQELPFPDIYGGDAQLWEAHFRGIGRAYRALGKEDDFAIRVLTEDFTLPFPFAWPAGPDPACGPLFYDPHDRTGFDFLLRGPGALPPALLRPLHHTAQAALRKRRLERLALSYARAGAGQRPGLVLLASGAATSAAFPGSVGPEPDPPCGGTPRRG; from the exons ATGGCCTCCCCTTGTACCAGGGACCACAATCCCGCAGGCCTGACCCCTCCTCCTGTAGCTACTCCAGGTGAGACacatg GTGCTGCTGTCTCCCAGGAGCTCCCCTTCCCAGACATTTATGGCGGGGACGCTCAGCTCTGGGAGGCACACTTCCGCGGCATCGGGCGCGCTTACCGGGCTCTGGGGAAGGAGGACGACTTCGCCATCCGAGTGCTCACGGAGGACTTCACGCTACCCTTCCCATTTGCCTGGCCAGCGGGACCGGACCCGGCCTGTGGGCCGCTCTTCTATGACCCACACGACCGTACCGGCTTCGACTTCCTGCTGCGGGGCCCAGGCGCCCTGCCCCCCGCGCTGCTGCGGCCCCTGCACCACACGGCGCAGGCTGCCCTGCGCAAGCGGCGCCTGGAGCGCCTGGCGTTGAGCTATGCGCGTGCGGGTGCCGGCCAGCGGCCCGGCCTCGTGCTGCTGGCATCTGGGGCTGCCACCAGTGCAGCTTTCCCAGGGTCCGTGGGTCCCGAGCCCGACCCCCCTTGTGGGGGCACCCCCAGACGGGGCTAG